The following are encoded together in the Bacillus cereus group sp. RP43 genome:
- a CDS encoding ABC transporter permease, with protein MKKVWALCWLELKQILIKPQSYILMFGMPIIFTLIFGGLLGGSGNEKVNVSLVDKDGSVLSSKYYEEIKKSDLISIEKVTHEEGKQRIENKKSSGIIIIPKNFQKSMLDRKVENIQFQASADFTGGTSVEQVVASALKKMEIEVSAARDFEKKSNTSWETMYETIYTKVNPVSIQKESILHDDQKLNNVTGRAAGFSILFVMIVMLSATGTILKARQLGVWSRLLGTPVSKVQILAGYILSFFLIGWIQFGVLMILTHSLFDVQWGNLLGVITLVSVLLLAVIGLALLLASIVKTTEQQSALGNIVVISTCMISGLYWPVEIEPAWMQTAANFVPQTWAMRGFTELIVRGGTLADIGGYIGILILFAGVFFVIGLTRIRYD; from the coding sequence ATGAAGAAGGTTTGGGCACTTTGTTGGCTAGAATTAAAACAAATCTTAATTAAGCCACAAAGTTATATACTCATGTTTGGAATGCCTATTATTTTCACACTTATTTTCGGTGGGCTTTTAGGTGGAAGTGGGAATGAGAAAGTAAATGTTAGTTTAGTAGATAAAGATGGTTCTGTATTATCTAGCAAGTATTATGAGGAAATAAAGAAAAGTGATTTAATTTCTATAGAGAAGGTAACGCATGAGGAAGGGAAACAGAGGATCGAAAACAAGAAATCATCTGGTATAATCATCATTCCAAAAAATTTTCAAAAGAGTATGCTAGATAGAAAGGTAGAAAATATTCAATTTCAAGCCAGTGCTGATTTCACTGGTGGGACTTCTGTAGAGCAAGTAGTAGCAAGTGCATTAAAAAAGATGGAGATTGAAGTTAGTGCAGCAAGGGATTTTGAGAAGAAAAGTAACACTTCGTGGGAAACGATGTATGAAACAATTTATACAAAAGTAAATCCTGTTTCGATTCAAAAAGAATCGATTTTACATGATGATCAAAAGTTAAATAACGTTACAGGTCGAGCGGCAGGTTTTTCAATTCTATTCGTCATGATTGTCATGTTAAGTGCGACAGGAACTATTTTGAAAGCTAGACAACTTGGGGTTTGGTCTCGTTTATTAGGGACACCAGTTTCAAAAGTTCAAATACTAGCAGGTTATATCCTTTCCTTCTTTTTAATAGGGTGGATTCAATTTGGTGTTTTAATGATATTAACGCATTCATTATTTGATGTGCAGTGGGGAAATTTATTAGGGGTTATTACACTCGTTTCAGTATTGTTACTAGCCGTCATTGGTCTAGCTTTATTATTGGCAAGTATAGTAAAAACAACAGAACAGCAGTCAGCACTAGGTAATATCGTTGTAATTTCAACATGTATGATTAGTGGTCTTTATTGGCCGGTGGAAATTGAACCAGCTTGGATGCAAACAGCGGCAAATTTTGTTCCGCAAACTTGGGCGATGCGTGGCTTTACGGAGTTAATTGTAAGGGGAGGCACATTAGCAGATATAGGAGGATATATTGGTATACTCATTTTATTTGCAGGAGTATTTTTCGTAATTGGTTTAACAAGAATACGTTACGACTGA
- a CDS encoding ABC transporter permease, which produces MKSFIIAWKDLKIRLIDRRGFMMMLIMPLLLTAILGSALSNVFDSGGLPKTVIGYYQEGTDEFADVFRKEVLQSKEIKDDVKVKVFNSQEELEDMLKEKKIDVGIVIPNKWSEQVQDGKLKEPKVLIDPSKDIQAKIAESMIRSFSERVQTVAVSTKSVVTELVKSQQGDVAQVAKEVSGNLQMIATASTDHIEKGTVGKKTVAAMQYYAAAMLVMFLLYNITVGAKSVVTEQRTETLARLFSTPTSSFSILFGKFLGTLLFACIQFGMFIVATHFMFHVEWGEDVSQIVVLGVSYAICVSGLSMLIAAFIREEKTADLMGGIGIQILAILGGSMLPIYVFPDTLQTVANIVPNKWALTSFLNIMSGTSWDVLLPIILSLCSAGIISVMIGTLRLRTR; this is translated from the coding sequence ATGAAAAGTTTCATTATTGCATGGAAAGATTTAAAAATCCGTTTAATTGATCGGCGCGGATTTATGATGATGTTAATTATGCCACTTTTATTAACAGCAATTTTAGGTTCAGCGTTAAGTAATGTATTTGATAGTGGTGGACTACCGAAAACAGTAATTGGCTATTATCAAGAAGGAACGGATGAGTTTGCAGATGTCTTTCGAAAAGAAGTATTGCAATCTAAAGAAATAAAAGATGACGTGAAAGTAAAGGTATTTAACTCTCAGGAAGAGCTTGAAGATATGTTAAAGGAAAAGAAAATTGATGTAGGAATTGTCATCCCAAATAAATGGAGCGAACAAGTACAAGATGGAAAGTTAAAAGAACCAAAGGTGCTTATAGATCCATCCAAAGATATACAAGCGAAAATTGCTGAATCAATGATTCGTTCCTTTTCAGAACGTGTTCAAACAGTCGCAGTATCTACTAAAAGTGTTGTAACAGAATTAGTAAAATCCCAGCAGGGTGATGTGGCACAAGTTGCAAAAGAGGTAAGTGGAAATCTACAGATGATAGCAACTGCAAGTACGGATCATATCGAAAAAGGAACAGTTGGTAAAAAAACAGTTGCAGCGATGCAATATTATGCAGCAGCGATGTTAGTCATGTTTTTACTATATAACATAACAGTAGGTGCGAAGTCAGTTGTGACAGAGCAACGAACCGAAACGTTGGCGCGGTTGTTCAGTACACCGACGAGTTCATTTTCAATTTTATTCGGGAAATTTTTAGGTACATTACTATTTGCCTGTATACAATTTGGAATGTTTATAGTTGCTACACACTTTATGTTTCATGTGGAATGGGGCGAAGACGTGTCTCAAATAGTAGTGTTGGGGGTTTCGTATGCAATTTGTGTTTCTGGTTTATCCATGCTAATTGCAGCCTTTATTCGTGAGGAAAAAACGGCAGATTTAATGGGGGGAATCGGCATTCAAATATTAGCTATATTAGGTGGATCAATGTTACCGATTTACGTATTTCCCGATACGCTTCAAACAGTTGCGAATATTGTTCCAAATAAATGGGCACTTACAAGCTTCTTAAATATTATGTCGGGAACATCTTGGGATGTGCTACTCCCTATTATTTTAAGTTTATGTAGTGCAGGAATTATCTCCGTTATGATTGGAACGTTACGTTTACGCACGAGATAG
- a CDS encoding ABC transporter ATP-binding protein has translation MLVIDHITKSFGKKEIVKSVSFEVKKGETFGLLGPNGAGKSTTISMICGLIPYDSGDIKVGGKSVKEYPLEAKKKIGIVPQDIALYPTLSAKENLIFWGKMYGLNGKVAKERAEKVLAYVGLQDRGKDKIETFSGGMKRRINIGAALMHEPELLIMDEPTVGIDPQSRNHILETVKKLNEKGMTVIYTSHYMEEVEYLCERIAIVDHGKVIALGTKRELCNRLTDGFIVKLQLNRYSTELLQKLKALPVVERIIFDEDNSTIDIGLNGGEAIGTVVSVVVENNAQILKLEVQEPNLEALFLQLTGRSLRD, from the coding sequence ATGTTAGTCATAGATCATATTACGAAATCATTTGGCAAGAAGGAAATTGTAAAGAGTGTTTCTTTTGAAGTGAAAAAAGGTGAAACATTTGGATTGCTTGGTCCAAATGGGGCGGGGAAATCAACGACGATATCAATGATTTGCGGGCTAATTCCATACGATAGTGGTGATATAAAAGTTGGCGGAAAATCTGTAAAAGAGTATCCACTAGAAGCGAAAAAGAAAATCGGTATTGTCCCTCAAGACATTGCACTGTATCCGACACTTTCAGCAAAGGAAAATTTAATCTTCTGGGGAAAGATGTACGGTTTAAATGGAAAGGTTGCAAAAGAGCGGGCAGAGAAAGTGTTGGCTTACGTCGGTTTACAGGACCGAGGGAAGGATAAAATTGAAACATTTTCAGGTGGAATGAAACGGCGTATTAATATTGGTGCAGCACTTATGCACGAACCAGAGTTATTAATTATGGATGAACCGACAGTCGGGATTGATCCGCAATCGAGAAATCATATTTTAGAGACTGTTAAAAAATTAAATGAAAAAGGCATGACGGTCATTTATACGAGTCATTACATGGAAGAAGTTGAGTATTTATGTGAGCGAATTGCCATCGTTGATCACGGAAAGGTAATTGCACTAGGAACGAAAAGAGAGTTATGTAATCGTCTGACAGATGGGTTTATAGTGAAATTGCAATTAAATCGCTATAGTACGGAACTGCTACAAAAGTTGAAAGCACTACCTGTTGTTGAGCGTATTATTTTTGACGAAGATAATAGCACGATTGACATTGGATTAAATGGTGGCGAGGCAATTGGTACAGTTGTTTCAGTAGTTGTTGAGAACAACGCGCAAATTTTAAAGCTGGAAGTACAAGAACCGAATTTAGAAGCACTCTTTTTACAATTAACAGGACGTTCACTGCGTGATTAA
- a CDS encoding response regulator transcription factor, whose product MIRIMIVDDQSLIRDGLAMILNLRPELEVVGTASDGDEVVQKVKQLQPEIILMDIRMPRMNGVEGTRLVREKFPYIKVLMLTTFSDSELIFEALEQGASGYLLKDMETDAIVQAILTVHGGGAVLPQDITAQIVKELKKTKTVVERTPPEQLEQLTEREVEVLREVGLGLNNKEIAKKLFITEGTVKNHVSNLISKLELRDRTQAAIYAVRYGVTMYT is encoded by the coding sequence ATGATTCGAATTATGATTGTTGATGATCAATCACTGATTCGTGATGGATTGGCAATGATATTAAATTTACGTCCGGAACTGGAAGTGGTAGGGACGGCTAGTGATGGGGATGAAGTCGTACAAAAGGTGAAACAATTACAGCCTGAAATTATTTTGATGGATATTCGGATGCCTCGTATGAATGGTGTTGAAGGAACTCGTTTAGTTAGAGAAAAGTTTCCTTATATAAAGGTTCTTATGTTAACAACTTTTAGTGATAGTGAGCTTATTTTTGAGGCATTAGAGCAAGGAGCGAGTGGTTATTTATTAAAAGATATGGAGACAGATGCCATTGTTCAAGCAATTTTAACGGTACATGGTGGAGGGGCTGTGCTTCCTCAAGATATAACAGCGCAAATTGTAAAGGAATTAAAAAAAACAAAAACAGTAGTAGAGCGTACCCCGCCAGAACAACTAGAACAATTAACTGAGCGTGAAGTAGAGGTTTTAAGGGAAGTTGGACTTGGTTTAAATAATAAAGAGATTGCCAAAAAGCTATTCATTACAGAAGGAACTGTAAAGAATCACGTTTCTAATTTAATTAGTAAGCTAGAACTGAGAGATCGAACGCAAGCAGCGATATACGCAGTAAGGTATGGCGTCACGATGTACACATGA